A single genomic interval of Dromiciops gliroides isolate mDroGli1 chromosome 1, mDroGli1.pri, whole genome shotgun sequence harbors:
- the LOC122748531 gene encoding LOW QUALITY PROTEIN: glutaredoxin-3-like (The sequence of the model RefSeq protein was modified relative to this genomic sequence to represent the inferred CDS: deleted 1 base in 1 codon) yields MVQRGSGQGLGQVARLVSVPRALLEIASGAQFEELLRLQARSLVVIHFWAPWAPHYAQMNNVMQELAKKHPQVAFVKLEAEAVPEVSEKYEINSVPIFLLFKVDRLDGSQAPELTRKVECQVSSSALPWGLLSSKEDLNLWLKKLTNAAPCMLFMKGSPQELRCGFSKQMVVILNKLNIQLSSFYIFSDEDVRHGLKTYSSWPTYPPKRGTIHESVLGSGGGVEGFFTC; encoded by the exons ATGGTACAGCGGGGGTCGGGGCAGGGCCTGGGCCAGGTCGCAAGGCTGGTGTCAGTTCCCAGGGCGCTGCTGGAGATCGCATCAGGAGCGCAATTTGAGGAGCTGCTGCGCCTCCAGGCCAGGTCCTTGGTCGTTATCCATTTCTGGGCACCATGGGCTCCCCATTACGCGCAGATGAACAACGTCATGCAGGAATTAGCCAAGAAGCACCCACAGGTGGCGTTCGTGAAGTTGGAAGCAGAAGCTGTACCTGAAGTGTCTGAGAAATATGAAATTAATTCTGTCCCGATCTTTCTGCTCTTTAAAGTGGATCGCTTAGATGGTTCCCAGGCCCCTGAGCTGACCAGGAAGGTGGAGTGCCAAGTATCCAGCAGTGCTCTTCCCTGGGGTCTACTTAGC TCGAAGGAAGACCTCAACCTTTGGCTGAAGAAACTGACAAACGCTGCTCCCTGCATGCTGTTCATGAAAGGGTCTCCACAAGAGCTGCGCTGTGGCTTCAGCAAGCAGATGGTGGTAATTCTTAACAAACTTAATATTCAGTTGAGCAGTTTTTATATCTTTTCAGATGAAGACGTGCGCCACGGACTCAAAACGTACTCCAGTTGGCCAACTTATCCTCCTAAGCGTGGAACAATTCATGAGTCAGTCCTGGGGAGTGGAGGAGGAGTTGAGGGTTTCTTCACCTGTTAG